Proteins from a genomic interval of Granulicella sp. L56:
- a CDS encoding lipase maturation factor family protein, with protein sequence MDRLPQLYRWLFDSREGAGNCLVARWLFLRALGAIYFSAFFSLTFQIKGLIGPKGILPAQQYLTWAAHSMGASRYWNVPSLFWLSADSQMLMAVVWIGLLASVLVFLNVSPRLNLLVCFVCFLSFVAAAGDFSGYQSDGMLLEAGFLALFFAPAGLLPGYGANHPLSRASLFLLLWEWFRIYFESGMVKILSGDQQWRNLTAMDGYYQNSPLPTWIGWYVAHLPHWFHAATVVVTLLLEFVVVLMLFFPRRVRLVCFWIVTPWQIGVILTGNYAFLNYLVAALGFLLLDDFSLRQCMPSRFRPPLSVEESSVEPRSATRIREWLHAASVAVAAVLLTWVGYATVIEMGAMVMSRVPLPVAPVKALEPFRIANQYGLFAVMTRGRYEIEFQGSNDGVNWQPYLFRYKPQALKEVPRIYAPYQPRFDWNLWFASLGDWRQNELVVLTEERLLSNEGDVLELFRNNPFPQSPPRYVRAVLWQYWFTSMEEKRRTGDWWRRQMLGLYAPMITRGADGHFGAVQIPKELPPHD encoded by the coding sequence ATGGATCGTTTGCCTCAGCTCTATCGGTGGCTGTTTGATTCGCGCGAAGGAGCGGGGAACTGTCTGGTTGCGAGATGGCTGTTTCTGAGAGCGCTCGGCGCAATTTACTTCTCTGCATTTTTCTCGCTTACGTTTCAGATCAAAGGTCTGATCGGGCCAAAAGGAATTCTTCCGGCGCAACAGTATTTGACGTGGGCTGCGCACTCGATGGGAGCGAGTCGGTATTGGAACGTTCCGTCTTTGTTCTGGCTATCGGCTGATTCGCAGATGCTGATGGCTGTGGTGTGGATTGGCCTGTTGGCGTCCGTGCTGGTATTTCTCAATGTCTCACCCCGGCTGAATCTCCTTGTCTGCTTCGTTTGCTTTTTATCCTTCGTTGCAGCGGCGGGAGACTTCTCGGGCTATCAGTCGGATGGCATGTTGCTGGAGGCTGGGTTTCTGGCACTCTTCTTTGCGCCAGCCGGATTGCTGCCCGGATATGGCGCGAACCATCCTCTGTCGCGCGCGAGCCTGTTTCTGCTGCTGTGGGAGTGGTTCAGGATCTACTTCGAGTCGGGAATGGTGAAGATTCTCAGTGGCGACCAGCAGTGGCGAAACCTGACTGCTATGGATGGCTACTACCAGAACAGCCCGCTGCCGACGTGGATTGGATGGTACGTGGCACATCTGCCGCATTGGTTTCATGCGGCCACGGTGGTAGTTACGCTGCTGCTGGAGTTCGTCGTGGTGCTGATGCTTTTCTTCCCACGCCGGGTAAGGCTGGTCTGTTTTTGGATCGTCACGCCGTGGCAGATCGGCGTGATCCTGACGGGAAATTATGCGTTTCTGAACTATCTGGTGGCCGCGCTGGGATTTTTGCTACTGGATGATTTTAGCCTGCGCCAGTGTATGCCGTCACGGTTTCGCCCGCCGTTGTCTGTTGAGGAAAGCAGCGTGGAGCCGAGAAGCGCGACCAGAATTCGAGAGTGGCTGCACGCTGCGAGTGTGGCTGTGGCGGCGGTGCTGCTGACCTGGGTTGGTTATGCCACGGTCATCGAGATGGGAGCGATGGTGATGTCGCGCGTGCCTCTGCCGGTGGCTCCAGTGAAAGCGCTCGAACCGTTTCGCATCGCCAACCAGTACGGACTGTTCGCTGTAATGACACGCGGGCGCTACGAGATTGAGTTTCAGGGCTCGAACGATGGCGTGAACTGGCAGCCTTACCTGTTTCGATATAAGCCGCAGGCGTTGAAGGAAGTTCCGCGAATCTATGCGCCGTATCAGCCGCGGTTCGATTGGAATTTGTGGTTCGCGTCGTTGGGGGACTGGCGGCAGAATGAGTTGGTAGTGTTGACGGAGGAGCGATTACTTTCGAATGAAGGCGATGTGTTGGAGCTCTTTCGCAACAATCCGTTCCCGCAATCCCCGCCGCGTTATGTCAGGGCGGTTCTCTGGCAGTACTGGTTTACGTCGATGGAAGAGAAGCGCCGGACAGGAGACTGGTGGCGGCGTCAGATGCTGGGCCTCTATGCGCCAATGATTACGCGAGGCGCGGATGGGCACTTTGGCGCGGTGCAGATTCCAAAGGAATTGCCTCCGCACGATTAG